Proteins from a genomic interval of Nocardia sp. BMG51109:
- a CDS encoding serine/threonine-protein kinase — MLLQPGQVFAGYTIVRVLGSGGMGSVYLADDPELPRQVALKVLDERLGANPRYRSLFRREADMVCRLDHPNVVSVFTRGAEGDALWIAMQYVAGTDAGELVRAEPAGLSPERAAHIVREAARGLQHAHEQNMLHRDVKPSNLLVAEGDEDRDRVMVVDFGLARTIEADATVTETGWLDCTPAYAAPEVLAGRSVDRRADIYSLGATLLALLTGSNPGGRSPRREVADTRPDDATMAPTRGQPDLPPRLDAVVARAMADEPERRYQSCSEFALAVSAAVRGDESVRRPWPLHALPRGRRARIAALAGVIGAVAVAGTVVTIAVTSGGRGVQSPPGKPPPGAAPVVNKHCYWTARIPVGNDAHVDLPSGASDRNEPLCLLSDGDRGPAVRELQSALKTCHGIPIEMDGAYGPEVRNAVRTRQAETGAHLDGVYGPQTRTRSLQWPLKRNSDNGFDHCVPAPP; from the coding sequence ATGTTGTTGCAGCCAGGGCAGGTGTTCGCGGGCTACACGATCGTCCGTGTGCTGGGGTCGGGCGGGATGGGGTCGGTGTATCTGGCCGACGATCCGGAACTGCCGCGGCAGGTGGCGCTGAAGGTGCTCGACGAGCGACTGGGCGCGAATCCGCGCTACCGCAGCCTGTTTCGGCGCGAGGCGGATATGGTCTGCCGGCTCGACCACCCGAATGTGGTCTCCGTGTTCACGCGCGGGGCCGAAGGCGACGCGCTGTGGATCGCGATGCAGTACGTGGCGGGCACCGACGCGGGTGAGCTGGTCCGGGCCGAGCCCGCGGGGCTGTCGCCGGAGCGTGCCGCACATATCGTCCGCGAGGCCGCCCGCGGGTTGCAGCATGCGCACGAGCAGAACATGCTGCACCGCGACGTGAAGCCGTCGAACCTGCTGGTGGCCGAGGGCGATGAGGACCGCGACCGGGTGATGGTCGTGGATTTCGGGCTCGCCCGCACCATCGAGGCCGATGCCACCGTGACCGAAACCGGTTGGCTGGACTGCACTCCCGCCTATGCCGCGCCGGAGGTGCTGGCCGGGCGGTCGGTCGATCGCCGGGCCGATATCTATTCCCTCGGCGCGACCCTGCTGGCCCTGCTCACCGGCTCGAATCCGGGTGGGCGCTCACCGCGGCGCGAGGTCGCGGACACCCGTCCGGACGACGCCACGATGGCGCCGACCCGGGGTCAACCGGACCTTCCGCCGAGGCTCGACGCCGTGGTCGCGCGCGCCATGGCCGACGAACCCGAGCGGCGATACCAGAGCTGCTCGGAATTCGCGCTGGCCGTCTCGGCGGCGGTGCGCGGCGACGAATCAGTCAGGCGCCCTTGGCCGTTGCACGCACTGCCGCGCGGCCGTCGTGCACGAATCGCCGCACTTGCCGGTGTGATCGGTGCCGTCGCGGTGGCCGGTACGGTGGTGACGATCGCGGTCACCTCGGGCGGTCGCGGCGTGCAGTCGCCGCCCGGAAAGCCGCCGCCCGGAGCGGCACCGGTCGTCAACAAGCACTGCTACTGGACCGCCCGGATTCCGGTCGGAAACGATGCCCACGTCGATTTACCCAGCGGTGCAAGCGATCGCAACGAACCGCTGTGTCTGCTCTCCGACGGAGATCGCGGTCCCGCGGTGCGCGAGCTGCAAAGCGCACTGAAGACATGTCACGGCATCCCGATCGAGATGGACGGGGCGTACGGCCCCGAGGTGCGAAACGCCGTGCGCACCCGGCAGGCCGAGACCGGCGCCCATCTCGACGGCGTCTACGGCCCGCAGACGCGGACACGGTCCCTGCAATGGCCGCTGAAGCGCAACTCGGACAACGGATTCGACCACTGCGTCCCGGCGCCACCCTGA
- a CDS encoding ATP-binding protein produces MDPVRNPYAPGAGQRPPELAGRARQLDTFDIVLERVSAGRPERSVMLTGLRGVGKTVLLNQLRSAARSRGWGTGKLEARPDQELRRPLASALHMAVRQIAVAHRNPEMVDDFLGILKAFALRATADKGMRDRWQPGIDVPAVTGRADSGDIEIDLVELLMEAAQLASDIGVGIAIFIDEMQDLGPDDVSAICGACHELSQEAAPLIVVGAGLPHLPAVLSASKSYSERLFGYHRIDRLDREAADLALIAPAEREQVKFSEAALDVLYHKADGYPYFVQAYGKATWDVAAQSPITAEDVELGAPAAEEELAVGFFGSRYERATPAEREYMRAMADLSGDDGPVATSAVATELGRKPASLSPARDGLIKKGLIYSAERGTIGFTVPHFGRYLRSVAS; encoded by the coding sequence ATGGACCCCGTGCGGAATCCGTATGCACCAGGAGCCGGTCAGCGGCCGCCCGAATTGGCCGGACGCGCCAGGCAGCTGGACACTTTCGACATCGTGCTGGAACGCGTCTCCGCCGGCCGGCCGGAACGCAGCGTCATGCTCACCGGGTTGCGCGGCGTCGGAAAGACCGTACTGCTCAACCAGCTTCGCTCGGCGGCCCGCTCCCGCGGTTGGGGCACCGGCAAATTGGAGGCCCGGCCCGATCAGGAGCTGCGCCGGCCGCTGGCCTCGGCCCTGCACATGGCGGTGCGGCAGATCGCCGTGGCCCATCGCAATCCGGAGATGGTCGACGACTTTCTGGGCATACTCAAGGCTTTCGCGCTGCGCGCCACCGCCGACAAGGGCATGCGCGACCGCTGGCAGCCGGGCATCGACGTCCCGGCCGTCACCGGCCGGGCGGATTCCGGCGATATCGAGATCGATCTCGTCGAACTGCTGATGGAGGCGGCGCAGCTGGCGAGCGATATCGGCGTCGGCATCGCGATCTTCATCGACGAGATGCAGGACCTCGGCCCGGACGACGTCTCCGCGATCTGCGGCGCCTGCCACGAACTGAGCCAGGAGGCGGCGCCGCTGATCGTGGTGGGCGCGGGGCTGCCGCACCTGCCGGCGGTGCTCTCGGCCTCGAAGAGCTACTCCGAGCGGCTGTTCGGCTATCACAGGATCGACCGGCTGGATCGCGAGGCGGCCGATCTTGCCCTGATCGCACCGGCCGAACGGGAGCAGGTGAAGTTCAGCGAGGCCGCGCTGGACGTGCTGTACCACAAGGCGGACGGTTATCCGTACTTCGTGCAGGCGTACGGCAAGGCCACCTGGGACGTGGCGGCGCAGAGCCCGATCACCGCCGAGGACGTCGAGCTGGGCGCGCCGGCCGCCGAGGAGGAGTTGGCGGTCGGCTTCTTCGGTTCCCGGTACGAGCGCGCCACTCCGGCCGAGCGGGAATATATGCGCGCCATGGCCGATCTGTCCGGCGACGACGGCCCGGTGGCGACGTCGGCGGTCGCCACCGAGCTGGGCCGCAAGCCCGCATCGCTGTCCCCGGCGCGGGACGGGCTGATCAAGAAGGGCCTCATCTATTCGGCCGAGCGCGGGACGATCGGGTTCACGGTGCCGCATTTCGGCCGGTATCTGCGCAGCGTCGCGAGCTGA
- a CDS encoding C40 family peptidase, producing MGKHSLQRESRVPNSVKGALVFGAVAASTGAMPAISAQAATINVPGFGNFDVPVGPEYDQQVAQANQALADHADEIKGVQQAMAAPAPQAMLPGQPAPAPNAMAPGLLEQTNGMAALDAARTKIGAQYVWGGNGPNGFDCSGLVKWAYKQAGIELPRTSFEQSHVGQPVAFQDLKPGDLVIQNGGGHVAMYAGDGQILHAPQAGDPVEYSNLNPDSIVTARRVN from the coding sequence GTGGGTAAACACAGCTTGCAACGGGAATCTCGGGTTCCGAATTCCGTGAAGGGTGCGCTGGTTTTCGGCGCCGTGGCCGCTTCGACCGGTGCGATGCCGGCGATCTCGGCACAGGCAGCGACCATCAACGTTCCCGGTTTCGGCAACTTCGACGTGCCGGTTGGCCCGGAATACGACCAGCAGGTCGCGCAGGCCAACCAGGCGCTGGCCGATCACGCCGACGAAATCAAGGGTGTCCAGCAGGCAATGGCCGCACCGGCGCCGCAGGCCATGCTGCCGGGTCAGCCCGCACCGGCGCCGAACGCGATGGCGCCCGGCCTGCTCGAGCAGACCAACGGCATGGCCGCCCTCGACGCCGCCCGCACCAAGATCGGTGCCCAGTACGTCTGGGGTGGTAACGGCCCGAACGGCTTCGACTGCTCCGGCCTGGTCAAGTGGGCGTACAAGCAGGCCGGTATCGAACTGCCGCGCACCAGCTTCGAGCAGTCCCACGTCGGCCAGCCGGTCGCCTTCCAGGATCTGAAGCCCGGCGATCTGGTCATCCAGAACGGCGGCGGTCACGTGGCCATGTACGCCGGTGACGGTCAGATCCTGCACGCGCCGCAGGCCGGCGATCCGGTCGAGTACTCGAACCTGAATCCCGACTCGATAGTCACCGCACGCCGGGTCAACTGA
- a CDS encoding RNA-binding S4 domain-containing protein, translated as MREETDRSQAGTARVDSWVWAVRLFKTRSAAATACRGGHVRVNGVAAKPAQQIKPGDEVRVRVHGIERIVVVQRIIVKRVGAAIAAQCLIDKSPPPPPPEVRASVPRRDRGSGRPTKRERRETDRLLGRPSS; from the coding sequence ATGCGCGAGGAAACGGATCGGTCGCAGGCCGGTACCGCCCGGGTCGACTCCTGGGTATGGGCCGTGCGGCTGTTCAAGACACGATCCGCGGCGGCTACGGCCTGCCGCGGCGGGCACGTCCGCGTCAACGGCGTCGCGGCCAAGCCCGCCCAGCAGATCAAGCCGGGCGACGAGGTACGGGTGCGGGTCCACGGAATCGAACGCATCGTCGTCGTGCAGCGGATCATCGTGAAGCGCGTGGGTGCGGCCATCGCCGCCCAGTGCCTGATCGACAAGTCTCCGCCGCCGCCCCCGCCCGAGGTCCGCGCGTCCGTACCGCGCCGTGATCGCGGCTCCGGCCGACCCACCAAACGCGAACGCCGCGAAACGGATCGACTACTCGGCCGCCCCTCCTCCTGA
- a CDS encoding SDR family NAD(P)-dependent oxidoreductase — translation MNGRPSTRERGGVLFLFSGQGGEYAGMGRALAARYPAFARAVDAAAEAVVRAGGPRVWTPRHGFANSLAAADAIQPALFSYQFALAELLREWRIRLDAVAGYGVGEVAGAVVSGALPLADGARVAVARGRVPQDGPGAAAVLEGDPDELRRMVEPMRAAVAIASVDGPRSVVVSGEPRYVETLLRRAHRRGLPARTLAVDPTLHRPSARDLVPDFVTRLDGLAVGRPRLPIYSTVRRAQVLETAALTAEYWTENVCGTVELAAALETAAADGLSTVVEVAPSPVLAAAVRGYDEFRESTYTVADRDDEAETFLEAVARLHAEGRTAPPVTEAGPPFGNEAGEHRPTAVADPSPAATTGAATGYEWLTAAGPASSRRSGAPRRPGIPDATDGTGRAVDGDVTDPTGDMAENTRGTAVYGPTVATAAGWAASIVTEEHWVPEPFPDHHAAPHRPPLERALVVGESTLAVALERELDRRLSALRVTCDPADAGPIVSSLTTGHTAPTAIVLVWPTPDRPVPVTTGIAGALDLLQRVQDGPATTLTVVLTDRDSLTQNAIAGLVRTLQLESALPTRLIWASDDDPAPVADQVLNPTVSQEIRISDHTVRGRRFRSVAAGSAPIGIRAEGTYVVTGGLGTLGAVAVRWLLEAGARDVVVLTRAPRPLPRLLDGLDDRIVVVRCDVTDRADLANALFDIRACGSTVRGVVHAAGVRRDAEFGSVTTGVLADLYEPRVGAAGHLLDLTAPDPVDFVLLSSSSTGALGAPGQAADAAVHAALDTLARSRIDDRIRSIGWGVWISGPVVSAGDARLRRAGMVPFDVARGTAVLSVALGHRSPSVLAVDYAPTDDAGPIAARLRGLLPEGAGPPQPAPKPLGVKPVPLHGHSTAAALGAALTRGIRPTPPRDEAL, via the coding sequence ATGAACGGTCGGCCGAGCACTCGGGAGCGGGGCGGGGTGTTGTTCCTGTTCTCCGGCCAGGGCGGCGAATACGCCGGAATGGGCCGGGCGCTGGCGGCGCGGTATCCGGCGTTCGCCCGGGCGGTCGACGCCGCGGCGGAGGCCGTGGTGCGGGCCGGCGGCCCGCGGGTGTGGACGCCCCGGCACGGGTTCGCGAACAGCCTCGCGGCGGCCGACGCGATCCAACCGGCACTGTTCAGCTACCAGTTCGCGCTGGCGGAACTGTTGCGGGAATGGCGGATTCGCCTCGACGCGGTCGCCGGGTACGGCGTCGGCGAGGTCGCGGGCGCCGTGGTGAGCGGGGCGCTCCCGCTGGCCGACGGCGCTCGGGTCGCGGTGGCCCGCGGCCGGGTGCCGCAGGACGGTCCCGGCGCGGCCGCGGTGCTGGAGGGTGACCCCGACGAATTGCGGCGCATGGTGGAGCCGATGCGCGCCGCCGTCGCGATCGCGTCGGTCGACGGGCCGCGCTCGGTCGTGGTGTCCGGCGAACCGCGCTACGTCGAGACGCTGCTGCGGCGGGCCCACCGGCGCGGGCTGCCCGCCCGCACTCTCGCCGTCGATCCGACGCTGCATCGCCCTTCGGCGCGAGACCTGGTGCCCGACTTCGTCACCCGACTCGACGGACTCGCCGTCGGCCGGCCGCGGCTGCCGATCTATTCGACCGTCCGGCGTGCCCAGGTGCTGGAGACGGCCGCACTGACCGCCGAGTACTGGACCGAGAACGTCTGCGGCACCGTGGAACTGGCCGCGGCACTGGAAACCGCCGCGGCCGACGGTCTCTCGACGGTGGTGGAGGTCGCGCCCAGCCCGGTGCTGGCCGCGGCGGTGCGCGGCTACGACGAGTTTCGCGAGTCGACATATACGGTGGCCGATCGGGACGACGAGGCCGAGACCTTTCTCGAGGCGGTCGCCCGGCTGCACGCCGAAGGCAGGACGGCACCACCGGTTACGGAGGCGGGTCCGCCCTTCGGCAACGAGGCGGGCGAGCATCGGCCGACGGCCGTCGCGGACCCGTCCCCGGCAGCGACAACCGGTGCCGCCACGGGTTACGAGTGGCTGACCGCCGCCGGTCCGGCATCGTCGCGGCGCAGCGGTGCACCGAGGAGACCCGGCATTCCGGATGCCACCGACGGCACCGGCCGCGCCGTGGACGGCGACGTGACCGACCCGACCGGCGACATGGCCGAAAACACCCGGGGCACAGCCGTTTACGGACCCACCGTCGCCACCGCGGCCGGATGGGCGGCGTCGATCGTGACCGAAGAGCACTGGGTGCCGGAACCGTTCCCGGACCACCACGCCGCGCCGCACCGCCCGCCGCTGGAGCGAGCGCTCGTGGTGGGCGAGTCCACGCTCGCGGTGGCGCTCGAGCGGGAGCTGGACCGGCGGCTGTCGGCGCTGCGCGTGACCTGCGATCCGGCCGACGCCGGACCGATCGTCTCGTCGCTGACGACCGGCCACACCGCCCCGACGGCCATCGTCCTGGTATGGCCGACACCGGACCGCCCGGTCCCGGTCACGACGGGTATCGCGGGAGCCCTCGACCTACTGCAGCGAGTCCAGGACGGCCCGGCGACCACCCTGACGGTGGTTCTGACCGATCGCGACTCGCTCACTCAGAACGCGATCGCCGGCCTGGTCCGGACACTGCAATTGGAGTCGGCCCTCCCGACCCGATTGATCTGGGCATCGGACGACGACCCGGCGCCCGTGGCCGATCAGGTGCTGAATCCGACTGTCTCCCAAGAGATTAGGATTTCGGACCACACCGTCCGCGGCCGCCGGTTCCGGTCCGTCGCCGCCGGATCCGCGCCGATCGGCATCCGCGCCGAGGGCACCTACGTGGTGACCGGCGGGCTCGGCACCCTCGGCGCGGTGGCGGTCCGCTGGCTGCTCGAGGCCGGTGCGCGCGACGTCGTCGTGCTCACCCGCGCGCCGCGCCCGCTGCCCCGGCTGCTCGACGGCCTGGACGACCGCATCGTCGTGGTCCGCTGCGATGTCACCGATCGCGCCGATCTGGCCAACGCGCTGTTCGACATTCGCGCCTGCGGGTCGACCGTGCGCGGGGTGGTGCACGCGGCGGGTGTCCGGCGAGATGCCGAATTCGGCTCGGTGACAACGGGTGTGCTCGCCGATCTGTACGAGCCCCGGGTCGGCGCGGCCGGTCATCTGCTCGACCTCACCGCACCCGATCCGGTCGATTTCGTGCTGCTGTCCTCCTCGTCGACCGGTGCGCTCGGAGCGCCGGGGCAGGCCGCCGACGCCGCCGTGCACGCCGCCCTGGACACCCTGGCGCGCAGCCGGATCGACGACCGCATCCGCAGCATCGGCTGGGGCGTATGGATTTCCGGACCGGTGGTCTCCGCGGGCGACGCCAGGCTGCGCCGGGCCGGAATGGTCCCGTTCGATGTGGCGCGGGGCACCGCGGTGCTGTCGGTGGCCCTGGGCCACCGGTCGCCGTCGGTACTTGCCGTCGACTACGCCCCTACCGACGACGCCGGTCCGATCGCCGCCCGCCTGCGCGGCCTGCTTCCGGAAGGCGCCGGACCTCCGCAGCCCGCCCCGAAACCCCTCGGCGTCAAACCCGTACCGCTGCACGGCCATTCGACCGCCGCGGCCCTGGGTGCGGCCCTGACCCGCGGAATCCGCCCCACCCCGCCCCGCGACGAAGCACTCTGA
- a CDS encoding MBL fold metallo-hydrolase → MTEPIDQPDVTAGRPGVLGALADCCAAVIATPRRLLRPRRPDAGFLANLPVAPLPPARRTVAMTALAQARTSAPATLVAEGMRSLRSLPMAMGAFLIEHPQARFLVDPAICANLHKRVMPGLPFPVGLLVSPDKPVLGLADALSTRKLSGEDIDFALATHLHWDHVSGLLDMPESLELRVPGIEYEWAMSGDRAPHSVVRATLQDRRIGNVELSGPPVLTFARSHDLFGDGAVILVDLSGHTPGSIGVLLAVDDGTRVLLVGDAVWNTLQIELIREKAPLPGQLFDTDRDKTFETIQRLHALPEGIEVIASHDYNAVLARA, encoded by the coding sequence GTGACAGAACCTATCGATCAGCCGGATGTGACTGCCGGCCGCCCCGGCGTTCTGGGTGCGCTGGCCGACTGCTGTGCCGCGGTGATCGCGACCCCTCGCCGACTGCTGCGGCCGCGCCGTCCCGATGCCGGCTTCCTCGCGAACCTGCCGGTGGCGCCGCTCCCGCCGGCCCGCCGGACGGTCGCCATGACCGCGCTCGCGCAGGCACGCACCTCCGCGCCGGCCACCCTCGTCGCCGAGGGGATGCGCAGCCTGCGGTCGCTGCCGATGGCGATGGGCGCCTTCCTGATCGAGCATCCGCAGGCCCGGTTCCTGGTCGATCCGGCGATCTGCGCGAATCTGCACAAGCGGGTGATGCCGGGCCTGCCCTTCCCGGTCGGCCTGCTGGTCTCGCCCGACAAGCCGGTTCTCGGCCTCGCCGACGCGCTGTCGACCCGGAAGCTGTCGGGCGAGGACATCGATTTCGCGCTGGCCACCCATCTGCACTGGGACCACGTGTCGGGCCTGCTGGACATGCCCGAGTCGCTCGAGTTGCGCGTTCCCGGAATCGAATACGAATGGGCGATGTCCGGAGACCGGGCACCCCACAGCGTGGTTCGCGCGACCCTGCAGGACCGCCGGATCGGCAACGTCGAGCTGTCGGGACCACCCGTCCTCACCTTCGCCCGCAGCCACGATCTGTTCGGTGACGGCGCGGTGATCCTCGTCGATCTCTCCGGCCACACCCCCGGCAGCATCGGCGTCCTGCTCGCGGTGGACGACGGCACCCGCGTTCTGCTGGTCGGCGACGCGGTCTGGAACACCCTGCAGATCGAGCTGATTCGAGAGAAGGCGCCGCTGCCGGGCCAGCTCTTCGACACCGACCGGGACAAGACCTTCGAAACCATCCAGCGCCTGCACGCCCTCCCCGAGGGCATCGAGGTCATCGCCAGCCACGACTACAACGCGGTCCTCGCCCGGGCGTGA
- a CDS encoding nitronate monooxygenase family protein, with the protein MLRTRFTEEFGVEHPIVQGGMMWVGRAELVAAVANAGGLGFITALTQPTPEDLRKEIARARELTDKPFGVNVTILPSINPPPYEEYVQAIIESGVKIVETAGSNPEPFLPGYRAAGIKVLHKCTSVRHALKAQKIGVDGVSIDGFECAGHPGEDDVPGLVLIPAAAKALEIPIIASGGIADARGLVAALALGADGVNMGTRFLCTRESAVHQKVKEQIVAHTERNTQLIFRTMRNTARVADNEISRKVVEIEAAGGKFEDVRELVAGVRGRRVFEDGDLDAGIWSAGQVQGLIDDIPSCDELISRMVSEAESLINSRLASFVA; encoded by the coding sequence ATGTTGCGCACCAGGTTCACCGAGGAGTTCGGCGTCGAGCACCCGATCGTGCAGGGCGGCATGATGTGGGTCGGCCGGGCCGAACTCGTGGCGGCCGTCGCGAATGCCGGAGGGCTCGGCTTCATCACCGCGCTCACCCAGCCCACCCCCGAGGATCTGCGCAAGGAGATCGCCCGCGCCCGCGAGCTCACCGACAAGCCGTTCGGCGTGAACGTGACGATCCTGCCCTCGATCAATCCGCCGCCGTACGAGGAGTACGTGCAGGCCATCATCGAGTCCGGGGTGAAAATCGTCGAGACCGCCGGCAGCAACCCGGAGCCGTTCCTCCCGGGCTATCGGGCCGCCGGAATCAAGGTGCTGCACAAGTGCACCAGCGTGCGGCACGCGCTCAAGGCACAGAAGATCGGCGTCGACGGCGTATCCATCGACGGCTTCGAATGCGCCGGACATCCGGGCGAGGACGACGTGCCGGGCCTGGTGCTGATCCCCGCCGCCGCCAAGGCGCTGGAGATTCCGATCATCGCCTCCGGCGGCATCGCCGACGCCCGCGGGCTGGTGGCCGCGCTGGCGCTGGGCGCCGACGGCGTCAACATGGGCACCCGGTTCCTGTGCACCCGGGAATCGGCCGTGCACCAGAAGGTCAAGGAGCAGATCGTCGCGCACACCGAGCGCAACACCCAGCTCATCTTCCGCACCATGCGCAATACCGCCCGCGTGGCCGACAACGAGATCAGTCGCAAGGTCGTCGAGATCGAGGCGGCCGGCGGAAAATTCGAGGACGTCCGCGAGCTGGTCGCCGGCGTACGCGGCCGCCGCGTATTCGAGGACGGTGACCTGGACGCCGGCATCTGGTCCGCGGGTCAGGTCCAGGGGCTCATCGACGACATCCCCAGCTGCGACGAGCTGATCTCCCGCATGGTCTCCGAGGCCGAATCACTGATCAACTCTCGCCTCGCCTCTTTCGTCGCCTGA
- the fadD5 gene encoding fatty-acid--CoA ligase FadD5, with translation MTTGARALAEPIRSRRNHWNNQIAAHALMRPDAVAIRFRGQDTTWKQLHERSLKFADALARRGVGFGDRVLILALNYPEYLEAVFGINALGAIAVPVNFRLTPPEVAYIVADSGGKAIVTDSLLQPLATGVQAQSPGLETCIVIGGQTADGVVGYDDALAEEGEPHVPLDIPEDTPCLIMYTSGTTGSPKGAILSHTNMTAQALTCIRAMDISAESVGFCTSPLFHIAGIGSLAPAFQLGTKTVLHPLGAFDATEFLDAVEAEQATTAFCVPAQWQLICEEPTVKQRKTALKMLSWGAAPASDTVLRAMAECFPEAQNVAVFGQTEMSPITCVLEGRDQLRKLGSVGRPIPTIQSRIVDDEMNDVAPGEIGEIVYRGPTLMQGYWNKPEATAEAFAGGWFHSGDLVRADEEGFVWVVDRKKDMIISGGENIYCAEVENVLFAHPKIHEAAVVGRAHDKWGEVPVAVVALTDADDTLTLEELAPFLNENLARYKHPKDLVVVPELPRNASGKVVKVQLRKDYSG, from the coding sequence ATGACCACCGGTGCCCGAGCGCTCGCCGAACCGATCCGGTCGCGGCGCAACCACTGGAACAACCAGATCGCGGCGCACGCGCTGATGCGCCCGGACGCCGTCGCGATCCGGTTCCGGGGTCAGGACACCACCTGGAAGCAGTTGCACGAGCGCTCGCTGAAGTTCGCGGACGCGCTCGCCCGTCGAGGGGTCGGGTTCGGCGATCGGGTGCTCATCCTCGCGCTCAATTATCCCGAGTACCTCGAGGCGGTGTTCGGAATCAACGCGCTCGGCGCCATCGCGGTGCCGGTGAACTTCCGGCTGACGCCGCCGGAGGTCGCCTACATCGTCGCCGACTCCGGCGGCAAGGCGATCGTCACCGACAGCCTGCTGCAACCACTGGCGACGGGCGTGCAGGCTCAGTCCCCGGGCCTGGAGACCTGCATCGTGATCGGCGGGCAGACCGCCGACGGCGTGGTGGGCTACGACGACGCGCTGGCCGAAGAGGGCGAACCCCATGTGCCGCTGGACATTCCGGAGGACACGCCCTGCCTGATCATGTACACCTCGGGCACCACCGGGAGCCCCAAGGGCGCGATCCTGTCCCACACCAATATGACGGCGCAGGCGCTGACCTGCATCCGCGCCATGGACATCTCCGCGGAATCGGTCGGCTTCTGCACCTCGCCGCTGTTCCACATCGCCGGAATCGGCAGTCTCGCACCGGCTTTCCAGCTCGGCACCAAGACCGTGCTGCACCCGCTCGGCGCGTTCGACGCCACCGAGTTCCTCGACGCGGTCGAGGCCGAGCAGGCCACCACCGCGTTCTGTGTGCCCGCGCAGTGGCAGCTGATCTGCGAGGAGCCGACGGTCAAGCAGCGCAAGACCGCGCTGAAGATGCTCAGCTGGGGTGCGGCGCCCGCCTCCGACACGGTGCTGCGGGCGATGGCCGAATGCTTCCCGGAGGCGCAGAACGTCGCGGTGTTCGGTCAGACCGAGATGTCGCCGATCACCTGCGTGCTGGAGGGCCGCGACCAGCTGCGCAAGCTCGGTTCGGTGGGCAGGCCCATCCCGACCATCCAGAGCCGCATCGTCGACGACGAGATGAACGATGTCGCTCCCGGTGAGATCGGCGAAATCGTCTATCGCGGACCGACTCTCATGCAGGGCTACTGGAACAAGCCGGAGGCCACCGCGGAGGCGTTCGCCGGCGGCTGGTTCCACTCCGGCGATCTGGTCCGCGCCGACGAGGAGGGCTTCGTCTGGGTGGTGGACCGCAAGAAGGACATGATCATCTCCGGCGGCGAGAACATCTACTGCGCCGAGGTCGAGAACGTCCTGTTCGCCCACCCGAAGATCCACGAGGCCGCGGTCGTCGGCCGCGCCCACGACAAGTGGGGCGAGGTCCCGGTGGCCGTCGTCGCCCTGACCGACGCGGACGACACCCTGACCCTGGAGGAACTCGCCCCGTTCCTGAACGAGAACCTGGCCCGCTACAAGCACCCCAAGGACCTGGTCGTCGTCCCCGAACTCCCCCGCAACGCCAGCGGCAAGGTCGTCAAAGTCCAACTCCGCAAGGACTATTCGGGCTGA
- a CDS encoding cysteine hydrolase, translated as MAFDSARTAVLALHWQVNVIEPDGFFGPMLAEPVAASGVVERAVAFHAAARKAGVPLVFTRFTIPVGEGGLVRNTGFMRSVAAAQTEFRPESPGSQIVPAMAEQAEQGATFDNQKLSGLAGTALPDWLAARGVDTLLITGVATNLTVEQTARHGTDLGFTVHPIADCVTAAAPEVHEASLGNLELTTAGCLSAEQALGELGALPDGPRPH; from the coding sequence ATGGCCTTCGATAGTGCTCGGACCGCTGTGCTCGCGCTGCACTGGCAGGTGAACGTCATCGAACCCGACGGGTTCTTCGGGCCGATGCTGGCCGAGCCCGTCGCCGCGAGCGGGGTTGTCGAGCGGGCGGTGGCGTTTCACGCCGCCGCCCGGAAGGCCGGGGTGCCACTGGTTTTCACCCGGTTCACGATTCCCGTGGGTGAGGGCGGTCTGGTGCGCAACACCGGGTTCATGCGTTCCGTCGCCGCGGCCCAGACCGAGTTCCGGCCGGAATCGCCCGGCTCGCAGATCGTTCCGGCCATGGCCGAGCAGGCGGAGCAGGGCGCCACGTTCGACAACCAGAAGCTGTCCGGTCTGGCGGGGACCGCGCTGCCGGACTGGCTGGCCGCACGCGGTGTGGACACGCTGCTGATCACCGGGGTGGCGACGAACCTGACCGTCGAGCAGACTGCCCGGCACGGTACCGATCTCGGTTTCACCGTGCATCCGATCGCCGACTGCGTCACCGCGGCGGCACCGGAGGTGCACGAGGCGTCGCTGGGCAATCTCGAGCTGACCACCGCCGGCTGCCTGTCCGCGGAGCAGGCCCTCGGGGAACTGGGCGCACTGCCCGATGGGCCGCGCCCCCACTGA